A DNA window from Anaerocolumna sp. AGMB13020 contains the following coding sequences:
- a CDS encoding KAP family P-loop NTPase fold protein codes for MKVVETHMSKVIGITNKSFAADLLIGENSMFNTDKPINKITEDKLGRSSFAKQLANAIMQFKTKDNYAISLQGKWGCGKSSVLNMTIEEIGKLSEVVDNNEKIIVVQFNPWNFTDTNQLINQFFLKLSNSLKFNDKGKKMQNVGSAIEKYSSALEYSEYIPVVGPYLKLVPKLSAMLGKSIKDKAESKLNDVSYRKNAVEQALRDLETRILVVIDDIDRLSNEQIQLIFQLVNAVAGFPNIIYLLSFDKDIVVRALSDVQHCDGEEYLEKIIQVPFDMPPLSIKRLHNILFEKLNDLVEVHSGMEFDTTRWSNVFNSCINPFINTLRDINRFCNTLAFMYSTVKEEVDFIDMAGICALRVFASSIFEWIRDNKFSLVGGYNGGGISLSGVRKQEEETLQLFQDIYPDTPQVMLKAVASLFPMFSNRISLSSVFQTPSEIHQAMRIASESKFDLYFSLSLDNIKISRVEIDDSLLRMEEDELRSYIDVLNARDLLDAFLKEMEYNLSRIPEERIELILSVLVFQSGRIVEKEMQLIGADSTKISVYTISDLLFRISDEIIQFNIIANMFSKTDFLSFQFLLHLLHIIELTHGRIAETSNSQKPKLINLDYLHQLEAIFLERTKSFVAITNLFEWKELRTVSFLWKFIEEKTYSDYIKSAVVNELNAIRFLALHIATWSSGGKACEYELTDDSYTKFISTADFIKIIECARLSDDFWTLEENIIEASVAFVLAIELGEVKKLIEIKDVEERISKWKNELLKESNC; via the coding sequence ATGAAAGTAGTAGAAACGCACATGTCAAAAGTAATTGGTATAACAAACAAAAGCTTTGCTGCAGACTTATTAATAGGAGAAAATAGTATGTTTAATACAGATAAACCAATAAATAAAATAACTGAAGACAAGCTTGGACGGAGTTCATTTGCTAAACAACTCGCAAATGCAATAATGCAATTTAAAACTAAAGATAATTATGCCATCTCTCTTCAAGGGAAATGGGGCTGTGGAAAGAGCTCTGTTCTAAATATGACGATTGAAGAGATCGGAAAATTATCAGAAGTAGTAGATAATAACGAAAAAATAATTGTTGTTCAGTTTAATCCTTGGAACTTTACGGATACTAATCAACTGATTAATCAATTTTTTCTAAAACTCTCGAATTCCTTAAAGTTTAATGATAAAGGGAAAAAAATGCAAAATGTAGGTTCTGCAATTGAAAAGTATTCTTCTGCTTTAGAGTATTCAGAGTATATACCGGTAGTAGGGCCTTATTTAAAACTAGTGCCTAAGCTGTCCGCTATGCTTGGTAAGTCGATTAAGGATAAAGCGGAGTCGAAACTAAATGATGTTTCTTATAGAAAAAACGCAGTAGAACAAGCGTTGAGAGATTTAGAAACCAGAATTTTAGTAGTGATTGATGATATTGACAGACTTTCAAATGAACAAATTCAACTTATTTTTCAATTGGTAAATGCTGTAGCAGGTTTTCCAAACATAATATATTTACTTTCATTTGATAAAGATATTGTGGTACGCGCATTGAGTGATGTCCAACATTGTGACGGAGAAGAATATCTGGAAAAAATAATTCAAGTACCGTTTGATATGCCTCCATTAAGCATTAAAAGGCTTCATAATATCCTGTTTGAAAAGCTAAATGATTTAGTCGAAGTTCATAGTGGTATGGAATTTGATACAACACGCTGGTCAAACGTTTTTAATTCTTGTATCAATCCATTTATAAACACATTGCGTGATATTAATAGATTTTGTAATACTTTAGCTTTTATGTATTCGACAGTTAAGGAAGAAGTAGATTTTATTGATATGGCAGGGATATGTGCCTTGCGGGTATTTGCATCCTCAATTTTCGAATGGATAAGGGATAATAAATTTTCTCTTGTTGGGGGGTATAATGGTGGAGGCATTTCTCTAAGTGGTGTAAGGAAGCAAGAAGAGGAAACATTACAACTCTTTCAAGATATTTATCCAGATACCCCCCAAGTTATGCTAAAGGCAGTTGCTAGTTTATTTCCTATGTTTTCTAATAGAATATCATTATCAAGTGTTTTTCAAACACCCTCTGAAATTCATCAAGCAATGAGAATAGCTTCTGAGAGTAAATTTGACTTGTATTTTTCGCTTTCTCTAGACAATATAAAAATCAGTAGAGTAGAAATTGATGATTCTTTATTGCGCATGGAGGAAGATGAGTTGCGGTCATATATTGATGTGCTTAATGCGCGCGATCTACTTGATGCTTTTTTAAAGGAAATGGAGTATAATTTGTCAAGGATTCCCGAAGAAAGAATAGAGCTCATTTTGAGTGTATTAGTATTTCAAAGTGGAAGAATTGTAGAGAAAGAAATGCAATTGATAGGTGCGGATTCAACAAAAATTAGTGTTTATACGATTTCGGATTTACTCTTTAGAATTAGTGATGAAATTATTCAGTTCAACATAATAGCTAATATGTTTTCTAAAACAGATTTTTTATCATTTCAATTTTTATTACATCTTTTACATATAATTGAGTTAACTCATGGAAGAATTGCTGAAACATCGAATTCACAAAAACCCAAACTTATTAATCTAGATTATTTGCATCAGCTTGAAGCAATATTTTTAGAAAGGACAAAAAGTTTTGTAGCTATTACGAATTTATTTGAGTGGAAAGAACTAAGAACAGTTTCTTTTCTTTGGAAGTTTATAGAGGAAAAAACATATTCAGACTATATAAAATCTGCGGTAGTCAATGAACTTAATGCTATTAGATTTTTGGCATTACATATAGCTACTTGGTCATCTGGGGGGAAAGCATGTGAATATGAACTAACAGATGATTCCTATACAAAATTTATCAGCACCGCCGACTTTATTAAAATAATTGAATGTGCCAGATTATCAGATGACTTTTGGACTTTAGAGGAAAATATTATTGAAGCATCAGTTGCCTTTGTCTTAGCGATAGAGCTTGGGGAGGTAAAAAAACTAATTGAAATCAAAGATGTAGAGGAAAGGATTAGCAAATGGAAAAATGAGTTGCTAAAGGAATCTAATTGCTGA
- a CDS encoding SAM hydrolase/SAM-dependent halogenase family protein — protein sequence MEKPILVFQTDFTYKEGAVCSMYGVVKTVDRSLEIFDGTHEIPHFDTWSASYRLYQSVGFWPKGTIFVSVVDPGVGTSRKACIAKTKDGYYIVTPDNGTLTHMKEYAGIEEVREIDETVNRLQTTLGTSVFHGRDLFGYCAAKLASGIISYEEVGPAYPVEDIVIHNIPKPLITAKRAAGILESSDPNFGNLWSNIPVTELLQQGFDYGDMLQVIIKHNNNIVYQEKLPFVKSFGFVERGNSLVYTNELMKVGIAISLGNFRDTFHVSFGFDWSVDLIKTKKGYQLAYDCSIYKSNK from the coding sequence ATGGAAAAACCAATTTTAGTCTTCCAGACAGACTTTACTTATAAAGAGGGGGCCGTATGTTCCATGTACGGTGTCGTAAAAACAGTAGATCGCAGTTTGGAAATCTTCGATGGAACCCATGAAATTCCTCATTTTGATACCTGGAGTGCCTCTTACCGGCTGTATCAGTCGGTTGGTTTCTGGCCGAAAGGAACTATATTTGTTTCAGTGGTAGATCCAGGGGTAGGCACCTCAAGAAAAGCCTGTATTGCCAAGACAAAAGACGGTTATTATATCGTTACACCGGATAACGGCACATTGACTCATATGAAGGAATATGCAGGTATTGAAGAGGTTAGAGAAATAGATGAGACCGTTAACCGTTTGCAGACAACACTAGGTACCAGTGTTTTTCATGGAAGAGATTTATTCGGTTACTGTGCTGCAAAACTTGCCAGTGGTATCATTTCATATGAGGAGGTCGGTCCTGCTTATCCTGTTGAGGATATCGTTATACACAATATTCCTAAACCGCTTATTACTGCAAAAAGGGCAGCAGGCATATTAGAAAGCAGTGATCCCAATTTCGGGAATTTGTGGAGTAATATACCTGTAACAGAGTTGCTTCAACAAGGTTTTGATTATGGAGATATGTTGCAAGTAATTATTAAACATAACAATAATATAGTATACCAGGAGAAGCTTCCTTTTGTTAAATCCTTCGGTTTCGTTGAAAGAGGTAACTCCCTGGTTTATACAAATGAACTGATGAAGGTTGGCATTGCCATTAGTTTGGGAAATTTCCGGGACACCTTTCATGTCAGTTTCGGATTTGACTGGTCTGTGGATTTGATAAAAACAAAAAAAGGATATCAACTGGCTTATGATTGCTCCATATACAAAAGCAATAAGTAA
- a CDS encoding glycoside hydrolase family 28 protein: MELQILFKTSRSVAFEIQEGGVFYTNRRYKIFINEEEYGNTERVINSIYELKPDSMYKLTVKSDLSESSIYFQTEKESFSLDVRDFGAKGDGISDDTCFIQAAIMSCPIDGRIFIPAGTYRITTLFLKSNINLELGKGAILKAFTEREKRPIIPGRIQSYDEEKTCYLGTWEGNPLTMFSAVIQGMNLENVVIYGQGEIDGNADITNWWNKPKEKNIAYRPRLVFLSNCRNVIIEGVVLINSPSWTLHPYFCSELKFIRLSILNPKNSPNTDALNPESCNNVEITGVFFSVGDDCIAIKSGKIYVGRKFKTPSQNITIRQCCMQDGHGSVTIGSENAGGVRNVTVRDCLFLHTDRGLRVKTRRGRGEDAIIDNIVFDNIRMDGVMTPIVINCFYFCDPDGHSAYVQNKAAYPVDERTPVIKKLAFHNIDCINCHVAAVYIYGLPERKIEELQFEKVTFQFDENAVKGYPEMMDDLEETSRLGVFIQNVEKLTLSEVTIKGQDGEAFNLQNIDQINHLQNIQALT; encoded by the coding sequence TTGGAACTTCAAATACTTTTTAAGACTTCAAGAAGTGTAGCGTTTGAAATACAAGAGGGTGGAGTATTTTATACCAATAGAAGATATAAGATTTTTATAAATGAGGAGGAATACGGAAATACGGAACGGGTTATCAACAGCATCTATGAACTAAAGCCTGACAGTATGTATAAACTTACGGTTAAAAGTGACCTGAGTGAAAGCAGTATATATTTTCAGACAGAGAAGGAATCCTTTAGTTTAGACGTCAGGGATTTTGGTGCAAAAGGAGATGGAATTTCTGATGACACCTGCTTTATTCAAGCTGCCATTATGTCTTGTCCAATAGACGGAAGAATCTTTATTCCGGCAGGAACCTATCGTATTACTACTTTATTCCTAAAAAGTAATATTAATCTGGAATTAGGAAAAGGAGCCATCTTAAAGGCCTTTACCGAAAGAGAAAAACGTCCCATAATTCCCGGACGCATACAGAGCTATGATGAAGAGAAGACCTGTTACCTGGGAACCTGGGAGGGAAACCCCTTAACCATGTTTTCTGCGGTAATCCAAGGTATGAACCTGGAAAATGTAGTAATCTATGGACAGGGAGAGATTGATGGTAATGCAGATATAACCAACTGGTGGAATAAGCCCAAGGAAAAAAACATAGCCTACCGGCCAAGGCTGGTATTCCTAAGTAATTGCAGGAATGTCATAATTGAAGGAGTAGTATTAATAAATAGCCCCAGCTGGACCCTGCATCCCTATTTCTGTTCTGAACTTAAGTTTATTCGATTAAGTATATTAAATCCAAAGAATTCACCTAATACAGATGCTCTGAATCCGGAATCCTGTAATAATGTTGAAATCACAGGGGTATTCTTTAGTGTAGGAGATGATTGTATTGCAATTAAATCCGGTAAGATTTATGTTGGCAGAAAATTTAAGACGCCTTCTCAAAATATAACCATAAGACAATGCTGTATGCAGGATGGACATGGCTCGGTAACAATTGGAAGTGAGAATGCCGGTGGTGTCAGGAATGTGACCGTCAGAGACTGCCTTTTTCTACATACGGACAGAGGATTACGTGTAAAAACCAGGAGAGGCAGAGGAGAAGATGCAATAATTGATAATATCGTATTTGATAATATCCGAATGGATGGTGTAATGACTCCCATTGTTATTAATTGCTTTTATTTCTGTGATCCAGACGGGCACTCAGCCTATGTACAAAACAAGGCAGCATATCCAGTAGATGAAAGAACACCGGTAATCAAAAAGCTTGCCTTCCATAATATTGATTGTATCAACTGCCATGTGGCAGCTGTCTATATATATGGTTTACCGGAGAGAAAAATTGAAGAGCTGCAATTTGAGAAGGTAACTTTTCAGTTTGATGAAAATGCTGTGAAGGGTTATCCGGAAATGATGGATGACCTTGAGGAAACGAGCCGTTTAGGTGTCTTCATTCAAAATGTAGAGAAACTGACCCTATCGGAGGTTACAATTAAAGGACAGGATGGAGAGGCTTTCAACCTGCAAAATATTGATCAAATTAATCATTTGCAGAATATACAAGCTTTAACATAA
- a CDS encoding AraC family transcriptional regulator has product MYRKEQKPYNFTQENLTCALRIWEKVNISLLDIRHRLITSENPILRYRLPVSAFLFTVGGKAEILIDDTSYRVEHFGLCLVGTGMELSLRPMEEWLEYYLVLYRYSEPANHKRELNRHLEHTNPFRQQYGFTPHNPVFISELLCRMYEVWKQPSPLERFYEKTAFYQLVYEIYRELESGKVNILQPDIISMTKRYIDEHFREAVSIQSIASVFGISDSHLRRCFKNEYGESPQEYLTNLRMLSARKLLHSSSLPIRNIATVCGFPDEFYFSKLFLKTSGMTPRDYRAKIPSYRNDFSMENTSSFSYNEKGQVSRGKLEIEGEIYMLKQTKNKAIVAVALSMVMLFSACSNGTPVNTKGSETPTTQAAVTEAQQDTENEEGRTISTVKGEIEVPANPERVIATYGMGDVLALGIKPVATYDAAGTTYEKEVSELPVWASFESEEIMTYEPDLILVVNEEQYDKVSKIAPTIIIPFTELSMEERINFLGEVLNKEAEAKKLLTDFNAKIEDAKKRLSEKDIMDKTFSIFEGNDSGGVWAYGDKWGRGGDLIYSHMGFKAPEIIQDEIIGKDQYRDVSLEVINDYAGDYIIFSGELNGLADNPVWQSIPAVQAGHIIPIDYTLFYDIDIYSSGVQLDYLLEKLLEVSE; this is encoded by the coding sequence GTGTACAGAAAAGAACAGAAGCCATATAATTTTACGCAGGAGAATCTTACCTGTGCTTTGCGTATATGGGAGAAGGTTAATATCTCTCTTTTAGATATACGACACAGATTAATTACATCTGAAAATCCAATTCTTCGGTATCGCCTTCCGGTCAGTGCTTTTTTATTTACAGTCGGTGGAAAAGCTGAGATATTAATAGATGATACTTCCTACCGTGTGGAACATTTTGGACTGTGCCTTGTGGGAACCGGAATGGAGTTGTCATTAAGACCTATGGAGGAATGGTTGGAGTATTATCTGGTGTTGTATCGGTACAGCGAGCCGGCTAACCATAAAAGAGAACTTAACAGACATCTGGAACATACGAATCCATTCAGGCAACAGTATGGTTTTACACCGCATAATCCTGTATTTATTTCTGAATTACTTTGCAGAATGTATGAAGTATGGAAGCAACCCAGTCCCTTGGAACGTTTTTATGAGAAAACGGCTTTCTATCAATTAGTTTATGAAATATACAGAGAACTTGAATCCGGTAAAGTAAATATACTTCAGCCTGATATCATTTCAATGACGAAAAGGTACATAGATGAACATTTTCGCGAAGCAGTTTCCATACAATCTATAGCGTCTGTGTTTGGAATAAGTGACAGTCACTTGCGCAGATGTTTTAAAAACGAATATGGAGAAAGTCCTCAGGAGTATTTAACCAACCTAAGAATGCTATCAGCTCGTAAGCTGCTGCATAGTAGCAGCCTGCCTATACGGAATATTGCAACTGTCTGTGGTTTTCCCGATGAATTTTATTTCAGTAAGTTATTCTTAAAGACATCAGGAATGACTCCCAGAGATTATAGAGCGAAAATACCAAGTTATCGGAACGATTTCTCCATGGAAAATACCTCCTCCTTTTCTTATAATGAGAAAGGCCAAGTTAGTCGTGGCAAACTCGAAATAGAAGGAGAGATTTACATGTTAAAACAAACGAAGAATAAAGCGATAGTTGCTGTCGCACTTTCCATGGTGATGCTGTTCTCTGCCTGCAGTAATGGAACACCTGTTAATACAAAAGGGAGTGAAACACCTACCACTCAGGCGGCAGTAACCGAGGCGCAACAGGATACAGAGAATGAAGAAGGTAGAACTATAAGTACTGTTAAAGGAGAGATTGAGGTACCGGCAAACCCTGAGAGAGTTATAGCAACCTATGGAATGGGAGATGTGCTTGCCTTGGGGATTAAGCCGGTTGCAACCTATGATGCAGCTGGAACAACTTATGAAAAAGAAGTTTCCGAGCTTCCTGTATGGGCAAGCTTTGAATCAGAAGAAATTATGACATATGAGCCGGATTTAATTCTCGTAGTAAATGAAGAACAGTATGATAAAGTATCTAAAATAGCGCCTACCATAATTATTCCATTTACAGAACTCAGTATGGAGGAAAGGATTAACTTCCTTGGAGAGGTTCTTAATAAGGAAGCAGAAGCAAAAAAATTATTAACTGATTTTAATGCGAAAATAGAAGACGCCAAAAAACGCCTTTCAGAAAAAGATATTATGGACAAAACCTTTAGTATCTTTGAAGGCAATGACAGTGGTGGTGTCTGGGCATACGGTGATAAATGGGGACGTGGTGGAGATCTGATTTACAGTCATATGGGATTTAAGGCACCAGAGATAATACAGGATGAGATTATAGGAAAAGACCAATACCGTGATGTTTCACTTGAAGTTATTAATGACTATGCTGGTGATTATATTATCTTCAGTGGTGAATTGAATGGATTAGCAGATAACCCCGTTTGGCAGTCAATTCCCGCAGTACAGGCAGGTCATATAATACCGATTGATTATACACTTTTCTATGATATTGATATATATTCTTCAGGGGTTCAATTAGATTATCTGCTGGAGAAGTTGTTAGAAGTATCGGAGTAA
- a CDS encoding putative quinol monooxygenase has protein sequence MIKVVAKNYIKFDQVEEFVALAGNLVKETNSKDKGCIAYDVFQDLTDPHIFTFIEEWENKEALDQHMAADHFKEAMVQFKDIMEKPGDINLYKKVD, from the coding sequence ATGATTAAAGTAGTAGCGAAGAATTATATTAAGTTCGATCAGGTAGAGGAGTTCGTTGCATTAGCTGGTAACCTGGTAAAGGAAACAAACAGCAAAGATAAAGGCTGTATCGCGTATGATGTATTTCAGGATTTAACCGATCCTCACATCTTTACCTTTATTGAGGAATGGGAAAATAAAGAAGCCTTGGATCAGCATATGGCCGCAGACCATTTTAAAGAAGCCATGGTTCAATTTAAGGATATTATGGAAAAACCAGGAGATATCAATCTGTATAAAAAAGTGGACTAG
- a CDS encoding DMT family transporter, which translates to MNDQKKAKLYALGTIILWASAFSLTKIALNHFTGDTLGLLRYLVASGCLLVAGIILKIGFPEIKDIPKFFVSGALGFTIYMQVFNQAQKTLTSATGSILIATAPVITALLASIFYKEKIKLKGWLAISVEFIGILILTLWDGVFTMNKGVFWMLGAAFCISCYNLFQRYYLRRYTALQATAYNIFGGTILLLFFLPKAGNQVLHAPTYQLPVILFLGIFPSCLAYIWWAKGLSLAVKTSDVTNFMFVTPFIAAIIGFLMIGETPTKATFLGGAIIILGLLLFQKTNQTSGGNKKNEE; encoded by the coding sequence ATGAATGACCAAAAAAAAGCAAAACTGTATGCTCTTGGAACAATTATATTATGGGCATCCGCATTTTCACTTACGAAAATTGCTCTAAACCATTTCACAGGAGATACCTTGGGATTACTTCGCTATCTGGTAGCCTCTGGCTGTCTTCTTGTTGCCGGTATAATTCTTAAAATTGGATTCCCGGAAATAAAAGATATACCGAAATTCTTTGTATCAGGAGCGTTAGGCTTTACAATTTATATGCAGGTTTTTAATCAAGCTCAGAAAACACTTACATCTGCTACAGGCAGCATTCTGATAGCCACAGCACCGGTTATTACCGCATTATTAGCAAGTATCTTCTACAAAGAGAAAATAAAACTGAAAGGCTGGTTAGCAATATCGGTGGAATTCATCGGTATACTGATACTGACTCTTTGGGATGGTGTATTTACTATGAACAAAGGCGTATTCTGGATGCTGGGAGCGGCTTTTTGTATTAGCTGTTATAATCTGTTCCAAAGATATTACCTCCGGAGATATACGGCTCTTCAGGCAACCGCCTATAATATATTCGGGGGAACTATCCTGCTGTTATTCTTTCTGCCCAAAGCAGGTAATCAGGTATTGCACGCTCCTACATATCAGCTGCCGGTAATTTTGTTTCTGGGTATTTTCCCAAGCTGTCTGGCGTATATCTGGTGGGCAAAGGGATTATCCTTGGCTGTAAAAACCTCTGATGTTACTAATTTTATGTTCGTTACACCTTTTATTGCTGCAATAATTGGTTTCTTAATGATTGGGGAAACACCTACCAAGGCAACCTTTTTAGGAGGAGCCATTATAATTCTGGGATTACTGCTTTTTCAAAAAACCAACCAAACTTCAGGAGGTAATAAGAAGAATGAGGAGTAG
- a CDS encoding glycoside hydrolase family 88/105 protein, producing MLIDKYISQVLDNFPKSDNTWKYEDGCILIGCVNLYHATKEERYKHFVLDYLDQFISEAGTIKGYDISKYNLDNINSGKVLFNAYSWTGEEKYKNAIEVLMEQIRNQPRTKSGSFWHKAIYPDQVWLDGLYMSLPFYMMYETKFNNMKNYNDIIDQFVAARKFLFDKEKELYYHGCDESKTIFWADKATGKSANFWIRALGWYLMALTDVLSEMNEMVFEQYVILEELLREGIKGILKYQDPVTKMFYQVIDHPEVLGNYLETSGSTMISYAILKGCSLGALLKEKYMSIGVEIFESIVKNRLIEEEGAIKLTGICSVAGLGPESDTRRDGSILYYLSEPIVEDDRKGIGALLMAYAQIKMLHK from the coding sequence ATGCTAATAGATAAATATATTTCACAAGTTCTTGATAATTTTCCAAAGTCGGATAATACCTGGAAATATGAAGATGGCTGTATCTTAATTGGTTGCGTTAATTTATACCACGCCACAAAAGAAGAGCGTTATAAACATTTCGTGTTGGATTATCTGGATCAGTTTATCTCAGAAGCTGGCACCATTAAGGGCTATGATATAAGCAAATACAATCTTGATAATATCAATTCCGGAAAAGTACTATTCAATGCTTATTCCTGGACCGGAGAAGAAAAGTATAAGAATGCGATCGAAGTGCTGATGGAACAGATCAGAAATCAGCCCCGTACAAAAAGCGGCAGCTTCTGGCATAAGGCAATCTATCCGGATCAGGTGTGGCTGGACGGGTTATATATGTCTCTTCCCTTTTATATGATGTATGAAACGAAGTTTAATAATATGAAGAATTATAATGACATCATAGACCAGTTTGTTGCTGCCAGGAAATTCTTGTTTGATAAAGAAAAAGAACTGTATTATCATGGCTGCGATGAGTCTAAGACTATATTCTGGGCGGATAAGGCTACCGGAAAATCAGCGAATTTCTGGATTCGTGCACTTGGCTGGTATCTGATGGCACTCACTGATGTTCTTAGTGAGATGAATGAAATGGTTTTTGAACAGTATGTAATACTAGAGGAACTTTTAAGGGAAGGAATAAAGGGTATCTTAAAATACCAGGATCCTGTAACTAAGATGTTCTATCAGGTAATTGATCATCCTGAGGTTCTGGGAAATTATCTTGAAACCTCCGGATCCACCATGATTTCTTATGCCATATTAAAAGGTTGTTCTTTAGGAGCGCTCCTGAAAGAAAAATATATGTCAATCGGCGTTGAGATTTTTGAGTCTATCGTTAAGAATCGCTTGATAGAAGAGGAGGGAGCAATCAAGCTTACCGGCATCTGCTCCGTAGCAGGACTTGGCCCCGAAAGTGATACAAGACGGGATGGCAGTATCCTCTATTATCTTTCTGAACCTATTGTGGAAGATGACAGAAAGGGTATCGGTGCCTTGCTGATGGCCTATGCACAAATAAAGATGCTGCATAAATAA